The following proteins are co-located in the Cutaneotrichosporon cavernicola HIS019 DNA, chromosome: 3 genome:
- the DUS1 gene encoding uncharacterized protein (Dihydrouridine synthase (Dus)): MAKAIQEPPAAARVYPLASPPTPKHEKLGGYDFYRSIGSPKNILAPMVEQSELPWRLLSKAPLPPDIAGPIETVTTPQGKVLKRYVGGVHLSYTPMVHAKVFLKTKGIKDPVFNIQHGEEGSGEDLAGIEGGDRPLFVQFCANDPDALLAAAQKVQDRCDAVDINFGCPQGIARKGHYGSFLQDEWDLVSRLISTLHENLKVPVTAKFRIFPDVEKTIAYAKMIEAAGAQILTCHGRTREMKGQATGLADWDQIKAVKAAVKVPVFANGNILYGDDATRCLEYTGVDGVMSAEGNLSNPALFMPPDHEAAYPNMLLLARRYLDINEKLKTPTSGNAMKSHMFRVLRPILDQHEDLRDLLARTGLLDGKVDEYRKALDKIEARMGEDGSKVGCPATPIGEGGYRELPKWVAQPYVRKVPESAKVPTDPAYAGSAATSAVPTRAPSPVNVAPPAQPCIGQPCGGSAAARCPTGACVLHCRAIRAAEEGPLSASEALESALRGGLVGMGCEFHEAKFAARNKRKKEKNSMRQNHKKWKRGLEQEERRRSQSLEREEAQCIEA; this comes from the exons ATGGCCAAGGCGATTCAAGAGCCTCCGGCGGCTGCCCGCGTATATCCTttggcgtcgccgccaacgcccaAGCACGAGAAGCTGGGAGGGTACGACTTCTACCGCTCGATCGGGAGCCCCAAGAACATTCTCGCTCCGATGGTCGAGCAGAGCGAGCTGCCGTGGAGGCTCCTGTCCAAGGCACCGCTGCCGCCCGACATCGCTGGCCCCATCGAGACAGTGACCACACCCCAGGGCAAGGTGCTCAAGCGCtacgtcggcggcgtgcaCCTGAGTTACACGCCGATGGTACATGCCAAAGTGTTCCTCAAGACGAAGGGCATCAAGGACCCAGTGTTTAACATCCAGcacggcgaggaaggcagcGGAGAAGATCTCGCAGGTATTGAGGGCGGGGACAGGCCCCTCTTCGTGCAG TTCTGCGCCAACGACCCAGACGCCCTTCTCGCTGCCGCACAGAAGGTGCAAGACCGTTGCGACGCTGTCGATATCAACTTCGGCTGCCCGCAGGGCATCGCGCGCAAGGGGCACTACGGCTCGTTCCTCCAGGACGAGTGGGATCTCGTCTCGCGCCTCATTTCGACGCTGCACGAGAACCTCAAGGTTCCGGTTACCGCCAAGTTCCGCATCTTCCCTGATGTCGAGAAGACAATCGCGTATGCCAAGATGATCGAGGCGGCTGGTGCGCAGATCCTCACCTGCCATGGGCGCACGCGCGAGATGAAAGGCCAGGCGACCGGCCTCGCAGACTGGGACCAGATCAAGGCCGTAAAGGCCGCTGTCAAGGTCCCTGTCTTCGCCAATGGGAACATCCTGTACGGCGAtgacgcgacgcgctgtCTGGAGTACACGGGCGTCGATGGCGTCAtgagcgccgagggcaaCCTGTCCAACCCCGCGCTGTTCATGCCTCCAGACCACGAAGCGGCTTACCCCAAcatgctgctgctggcgagACGGTACCTTGACATCAACGAGAAGCTCAAGACGCCCACCAGCGGTAACGCAATGAAGAGCCACATGTTCCGCGTCCTCCGCCccatcctcgaccagcACGAAGACCTGCGCGATCTCCTCGCTCGCACGGGGTTGTtggacggcaaggtcgacgagtaccgcaaggcgctcgacaagATCGAGGCGCGTATGGGTGAAGACGGCTCCAAGGTCGGCTGCCCCGCCACCCCGATCGGAGAGGGCGGTTACCGCGAGCTGCCCAAGTGGGTCGCACAGCCGTACGTCCGCAAGGTGCCCGAGTCGGCCAAGGTGCCGACTGACCCAGCATATGCCGGTAGTGCAGCGACCAGTGCCGTTCCGAcccgcgcgccgtcgcctgtAAACGTTGCGCCTCCCGCACAACCGTGCATCGGCCAGCCGTGCGgtggctcggcggcggcacgctGCCCGACCGGTGCGTGCGTTCTGCACTGCCGCGCGATCCGCGcagcggaggaggggccATTGTCCGCCagcgaggcgctcgagtcCGCGCTCCGTGGCGGACTTGTCGGCATGGGCTGCGAGTTCCACGAGGCCAAGTTTGCGGCCCGCAACAAGCGGAAAAAGGAGAAGAACTCGATGCGTCAGAACCACAAGAAGTGGAAGCGGGGGCTGGAACAGGAAGAACGGCGGCGGAGTCAGAGCCTCGAGCGTGAGGAAGCGCAATGCATCGAGGCGTAG
- a CDS encoding uncharacterized protein (Alpha/beta hydrolase family) produces the protein MSGVTTTPARHYAPLSAFDDRTMKVSDIHTIHYWQAGNPKGKPVIFLHGGPGGGTSSSDTIYFNPDIYRIVLIDQRGAGKSEPTAELRENTTWDLVADIERVREELGIDKWLVFGGSWGSTLSLAYAQTHPDRCAALILRGIFLLRRSELEWFYQDGASHIWPEAWQGYLAPIPEDERHDLISAYYKQMTDPDDAKSLTAAKAWATWEESTSKLLQDPALVELADNNAKWARAFASIECHYFVNAGFFPEGHLIKKEQLDKIRHLPCVVVQGRYDSVCPARSAYDLKQAWGEGLDLKMVADAGHSAHEPGITKLLVEAADRFGGELKW, from the exons ATGAGCGGCGTTACTACCACCCCTGCGCGGCATTATGCCCCGCTCTCTGCCTTCGATGACCGCACTATGAAGGTCTCGGACATCCACACCATCCA CTACTGGCAGGCTGGTAACCCCAAGGGCAAGCCTG TTATCTTCCT CCACGGCGGccccggcggcggcactTCGTCGTCGGACACCATCTACTTCAACCCCGACATTTACCGCATCGTGCTCATCGACCAGCGTGGTGCGGGCAAGTCCGAGCC GACCGCCGAGCTCCGCGAGAACACGACTTGGGACCTCG TCGCCGAcatcgagcgcgtccgcgaggagctcggtATCGACAAGTGGCTCGTCTTCGGCGGCTCATG GGGCTCGACGCTCTCCCTCGCGTACGCCCAGACTCATCCGGACCGCTGTGCAGCCCTCATCCTCCGAGgcatcttcctcctccgccgctccGAGTTAGAGTGGTTCTACCAGGATGGCGCCAGCC ACATCTGGCCTGAGGCGTGGCAGGGCTACCTCGCCCCAAtccccgaggacgagcggcACGACCTCATCTCGGCGTACTACAAGCAGATGACGGACCCGGACGACGCCAAGTCGCTTACGGCTGCCAAGGCATGGGCGACGTGGGAGGAGAGCACCTCCAAGCTGTTGCAGGACCCAGCCCTGGTTGAACTGGCGGACAACAACGCCAAGTGGGCTCG CGCGTTTGCGAGCATCGAGTGCCACTACTTTGTCAACGCGGGCTTCTTCCCCGAGGGCCACCTCATTAAGAAGGAGCAACTGGACAAGAT CCGCCACCTCCCCTGTGTGGTTGTCCAGGGTCGCTACGACTCTGTCTGCCCG gcgcgctcggcgtaTGACCTGAAGCAGGCGTGGGGCGAGGGTCTTGACCTCAAAATGGTCGCTGACGCTGGTCACTCTGCGCATGAGCCGGGAATCACCAAGCTGCTCGTTGAGGCGGCTGACAGGTTTGGCGGAGAGCTCAAGTGGTAA
- a CDS encoding uncharacterized protein (ICE2): MLAGALSYFGGLATFGQVLFALPMALDLLGPPSFLLLSLLFTLHHFGYSTLRLLLKNTVFAPLITVLSFFSPLISGLCVLLTFYYYITPPENSRFGHVLVNVLPYLYASVLRWVSPLFTLIEGISTLLVIQITGRIGKGWTADDDKEEGFEWRGLVGLVFSSLVYSSALWLIVYAFPDMPFPAFLLGVALAATVFLSVTGFTLRRTNVIETAFVLLYVAYSAWLSGVERAMEPRQFGTGWLSHDWAVPKSVSAPSVNALAHYAVGSAIDSVWAVAGALPPHVLLSLIYRVVVLHFAARIVPMIRRGWEDGSDTAGPNFWDGRSLGEEPTNMRITTIVLSYRRAILIAVYTHLLLLDAGSQTWWRWVNIALFLSVWSLELLLDPDDDAESVKPWKTD, from the exons ATGCTCGCCGGCGCCCTCTCCTACTTTGGAGGCCTCGCCACCTTTGGGCAGGTCCTCTTCGCCCTCCCCAtggccctcgacctcctcg GGCCGCCCtcgttcctcctcctctccctcctcttcaccctccaccacttTGGTTATAGCACTCTCCGACTGCTGCTCAAGAACACAGTCTTCGCGCCACTCATCACCGTGTTatccttcttctcgccccTCATCAGCGGCCTCTGCGTTCTCCTCACATTCTACTACTACATCACGCCCCCAGAGAACTCGCGCTTCGggcacgtcctcgtcaacgtcctccCGTACCTGTACGCGAGCGTACTGCGCTGGGTATCGCCTCTCTTTACCCTCATTGAAGGAATCTCGACGCTTCTCGTCATCCAGATCACGGGCCGGATCGGCAAGGGCTGGACTGCCGAtgacgacaaggaggagggttTCGAGTGGCGCGGACTCGTGGGGCTCGTTTTCTCTTCGCTCGTCTACTCAAGCGCTTTGTGGCTCATCGTGTACGCGTTCCCAGACATGCCCTTCCCGGcattcctcctcggcgttgcGCTTGCGGCTACAGTCTTCCTGAGTGTCACGGGCTTCACCCTGCGGCGAACAAACGTCATCGAGACGGCGTTCGTCCTCCTCTACGTCGCGTATTCAGCGTGGTTGTCCGGCGTGGAGAGAGCCATGGA acccCGCCAGTTCGGCACCGGATGGCTCTCGCACGACTGGGCAGTCCCGAAGAGTGTGTCAGCGCCTAGCGTCAACGCGCTGGCGCACTACGCCGTCGGCTCGGCGATCGACAGCGTGTGGGCCGTCGCGGGCGCGCTGCCACCGCACGTCCTCCTGTCTCTCATCTACCGCGTAGTTGTGCTGCACTTCGCCGCTCGCATCGTGCCGATGATCCGCCGCGGTTGGGAGGATGGGAGCGACACCGCGGGACCCAACTTCTGGGACGGCCGGAGTCTTGGCGAGGAACCAACT AACATGCGCATTACTACGATCGTGTTGTCGTACCGCCGTGCGATCCTCATCGCCGTGTacacccacctcctcc tcctcgacgccgggTCACAAacgtggtggcggtgggtCAACATCGCGCTGTTCCTGTCTGTATGGAGCCTCGAGTTGCTGCTCGaccccgacgacgacgcggagAGCGTTAAGCCCTGGAAGACCGACTAG
- the GPI14 gene encoding uncharacterized protein (Mannosyltransferase (PIG-M)) has translation MGWSKYTAPIIALSAAIQVALVAYAAYVDAHPDRFGGLKYTDVDWRVVLDGLHATFSPKPYQIAEGPLGPSLSIGSPYHRATFRYTPLLVLVLSPAAIAPVLGRLVLVGLTLAVPPVLLAAGAVESKVHALWTLNPVVLNISTRGSPEALPCLLTAALALTLRRAGLGRRGSSSHRGKWEAAAAVILALATSYKIYPVIYVAAIWSALARVYGWLGAGVWRFGFITASTALVINGALWLVWGQPFLEHTFLYHLSRLDHRHNFSPYFLPIYFARTMSDEGGTLLHALRNPLASFLPQVSLVLGAGFVLTPRLGVESAMFFQTALFVVFNKVCTSQYFLWPLPLVPLLTFPSLTWTRLAAALAAWIAGQALWLSQAYRLELLGESVWVRVWAAGLVLFAASVWGLGLLLEGTREPTSLAEFNPVTKPPGTVETGARTEKAK, from the exons ATGGGCTGGAGTAAGTACACGGCGCCCATTATCGCGCTCTCGGCCGCAATCCAGGTCGCTCTAGTAGCCTACGCAGCTTATGTCGACGCGCACCCCGACAGGTTTGGCGGCCTCAAGTACACCGATGTCGACTGGCGcgttgtcctcgacggcctgcATGCCACCTTCTCTCCAAAACCCTACCAAATCGCAGAAGGCCCACTAGGTCCCTCCCTCAGCATTGGTTCGCCATACCACCGTGCAACATTCCGGTACACGCCgctcctcgttctcgtccTTTCTCCTGCCGCCATCGCACCTGTCCTCGGTCGGCTGGTGCTGGTTGGACTGACCCTCGCTGTGCCGCCTGTGCTGTTAGCCGCGGGCGCAGTTGAGTCGAAGGTACATGCTTTGTGGACCCTCAACCCCGTCGTGCTTAATATAAGTACACGCGGGAGCCCCGAGGCCCTCCCATGCCTCCTCACCGCtgctctcgccctcaccctccgAAGAGCAGGGCTGGGGAGACGAGGCTCGAGCTCCCATAGAGGCAAGTGggaggcggccgcggccgtcaTCTTGGCTTTGGCAACGAGCTACAAGATCTACCCCGTCATTTACGTGGCGGCCATTTGGTCCGCCCTCGCTCGTGTGTATGGGTGGCTCGGCGCCGGGGTCTGGCGTTTTGGCTTCATCACGGCCTCCACTGCGCTAGTCATCAACGGCGCACTGTGGCTTGT CTGGGGCCAGCCCTTCCTTGAACACACATTCCTTTACCATCTCTCCCGCCTCGACCACAGGCACAACTTCTCTCCTTACTTCCTCCCGATCTACTTCGCGCGCACCATGTCTGACGAGGGTGGGACATTGCTGCACGCGCTGCGGAATCCGCTCGCCAGTTTCCTGCCGCAGGTGTCGCTAGTGCTAGGTGCAGGCTTCGTGCTCACGCCCCGCCTGGGAGTCGAGAGCGCCATGTTCTTCCAGACAGCACTCTTTGTTGTCTTCAACAAAGTCTGCACGAGCCAG taCTTCCTCTGGCCGCTACCGCTGGTACCTCTACTCACCTTTCCGTCGCTGACATGGACCCGCCTCGCGgccgctctcgccgccTGGATCGCAGGCCAGGCGCTCTGGCTCAGCCAGGCCTACCGCCTCGAACTGCTCGGCGAGAGCGTGTGGGTGCGCGTCTGGGCCGCCGGATTGGTTCTGTTTGCGGCGAGTGTGTGGGGTTTGGGCCTGCTGCTAGAGGGGACGAGGGAGCCGACATCTTTAGCTGAATTTAATCCCGTGACAAAGCCCCCTGGGACCGTCGAGACTGGGGCCCGGACGGAGAAAGCGAAGTGA
- a CDS encoding uncharacterized protein (histone serine kinase activity) produces MLVPPAQPAHPFSASPTPSSSGSRSGSRNDLFSTSFTPAPPPPQLPSNDLFSTNWSPSPPPPPLRSNDLFSTTWNPSPPPPPLPRNDVFSSDWNPTSHDLTTPRRLANLELDLHSTISHHPASHPPHPSSHASASGTTHSTPGPLPPPPIGAPPVSPPGSPDHRSGALLTRRLASAKGKSTMSEFLELDTTPPRTSSLSAASVELSSADSPRTPAETKYSPLAHFGDPVTDPASRPPSPPSPPQPVAAASKTSSFFASAGVAMPPPALANVSLPPSPLALSRAASLRRKGPGTSPSSPSYSPTHTHNNSHASAISHLSISPPNLSPLHQSPSLALQWVPPTPHVNDDVQLRLIAEPGYLLGEGRFATVYLAAYKRAAMSPALLSSTRDNGEDSGWKLCAAKRLAPDRESQTMGLREAFFLNRLGTGKGRGQVYVVKLVAVKDDSSPSVGAPGAPAPASPYVPVISESRRVQRELESDSPPRRHRASSIYASGRGADPEAPGGVAAVGAGPGPSVSAPSCLLLVVEHAPLGTLDRLLRSSPGLVGPQLWGRWAREAASALEWAHGKGVVHADVKPSNLLLTADLHLRLSDFGSSLLIHPEHPPMDGVGLGTLPFSPPELVDPAVPFSFPVDIFALGATLYQCLTGREPYRGAGPIKMMHYVRNGGLWQWLERDRLARIGTEGIFSATASPYPSAWRADPLPGAEVRRGGSLRVHHHSHNSSLSVEIPSTPLRRVGSAESIVASADAGRSEEDSPAGVRLWAAWHHGRPNAVDRLLSDQPSPPHSPISRASSIRSPLRHVHGPDTNALPDAVLSPVAGAGGYADGSPAMFFLGAGMEGPTRVPDGVRDLLRAMMEPAPEGRPSATEVLGTWDELGVGVGEDEEGEDGEK; encoded by the exons ATGCTGGTACCACCAGCGCAGCCCGCGCACCCTTTCAGCGCGTCTCCAACGCCCTCAAGTAGCGGATCACGCAGTGGATCACGTAACGACCTCTTCTCTACATCCTTCACCCCGGcaccaccccctccccagcTGCCCAGCAACGACCTGTTCAGCACCAACTGGAGTCCCAGtccgcctccccctccatTGCGCAGCAATGACCTCTTCAGCACCACCTGGAACCCatctccccctccgccaCCATTACCCCGCAACGACGTCTTCTCATCCGACTGGAACCCCACGTCGCACGACTTGACAACCCCGCGCCGCTTGGCCAACCTAGAGCttgacctccactccaccatTTCGCACCACCCAGCttcccatcctcctcaccccTCATCCCATGCATCTGCTTCCGGTACCACCCACTCCACACCCGGCCCgcttccccctcccccgaTAGGAGCGCCGCCCGTCTCACCCCCTGGTAGCCCCGACCATCGCAGCGGCGCGTTGCTCACTCGTAGACTCGCTTCCGCAAAGGGCAAATCGACGATGAGCGAATTTCTCGAACTCGATACGACCCCACCGCGCACCTCGAGTCTCTCCGCTGCTTCGGTAGAGTTGTCATCTGCCGACTCGCCGCGCACACCGGCTGAAACCAAGTACTCGCCCCTCGCGCACTTTGGTGATCCCGTCACAGACCCGGCTTCGCGCCCGCCGTCTCCACCCAGCCCACCACAGCCAGTCGCTGCAGCGTCCAAGACGAGCTCGTTTTTCGCGAGCGCTGGCGTGGCCATGCCTCCGCCAGCGTTGGCTAATGTCTCGCTTCCCCCGAGCCCATTGGCGCTCAGTCGCGCGGCCAGTCTGCGCCGCAAGGGCCCTGGTacgtcgccaagctcaccctcgtACTCGCCAACCCACACCCACAACAACTCGCACGCGAGCGCCATTTCCcacctctccatctcgccgcccaACCTCAGCCCGCTGCACCAGAGCCCCTCGCTTGCACTGCAGTGGGTTCCTCCAACGCCGCACGTGAACGACGACGTGCAGCTCCGCCTCATCGCCGAACCGGGATACCTCCTGGGCGAAGGGCGGTTCGCGACTGTGTACCTCGCGGCGTATAAACGTGCGGCGATGTCGCCCGCGTTGCTAAGCTCGACCCGCGACAATGGCGAGGACTCGGGTTGGAAGCTCTGTGCAGCGAAGCGTCTCGCTCCTGACCGCGAGAGTCAGACCATGGGTCTGCGCGAGGCGTTCTTCCTCAACCGCCTCGGTACTGGCAAGGGTCGCGGGCAGGTGTACGTCGTCAAACTTGTTGCGGTCAAAGACgactcgtcgccatccGTTGGGGCGCCAGGCGCCCCCGCACCGGCGAGCCCATATGTGCCGGTCATCAGCGAGTCGCGCAGAGTCCAGCGGGAGTTGGAGTCCGATtcgcctccgcgccgccatAGAGCCTCATCGATTTACGCCAGTGGGCGTGGAGCTGACCCCGAGGCGCCGGGCGGGGTTGCCGCTGTCGGGGCTGGCCCGGGACCCTCGGTTTCGGCACCGTCgtgtctcctcctcgtcgtcgaacaCGCACCCCTCGGCACGCTTGACCGTCTCCTTCGATCCAGCCCCGGTCTCGTCGGGCCGCAGCTGTGGGGTCGGTGGGCACGAGAAGCCGCATCCGCCCTTGAGTGGGCGCACGGCAAGGGTGTGGTGCATGCCGACGTCAAGCCTAGCAACCTCCTG ctcaCGGCCGACCTGCACCTTCGTCTGTCCGACTTTGGGTCGtcgctcctcatccaccCCGAGCACCCACCGATGGACGGCGTCGGGCTGGGCACACTCCCCTTCTCTCCtcccgagctcgtcgaccccgCCGTGCCGTTCTCCTTCCCGGTCGACAtcttcgccctcggcgcgaCGCTATACCAGTGCCTCACAGGCCGCGAGCCCTACCGCGGCGCGGGCCCTATCAAAATGATGCACTATGTCCGCAATGGCGGGCTGTGGCAGTGgcttgagcgcgaccgcctcgcgcgcatcgGCACAGAGGGCATCTTCTCCGCCACGGCGAGCCCATACCCGTCCGCGTGGCGGGCTGACCCTCTCCCAGGCGCTGAGGTGCGGCGCGGTGGATCGCTTCgcgtccaccaccacaGCCACAATTCGAGCCTCTCAGTCGAGATCCCCTCCACGCCCCTCCGACGGGTAGGCAGTGCCGAGAGCATCGTGGCGTCGGCGGACGCTGGTcggagcgaggaggactcGCCGGCGGGCGTGCGTCTCTGGGCAGCATGGCACCATGGCCGCCCCAACGCTGTGGATCGCCTGCTTTCGGATcagccctcgccgccgcactCGCCCATCTCACGCGCGTCCAGCATCCGTTCGCCTTTACGCCACGTACATGGCCCAGACACGAATGCACTCCCCGACGCCGTCCTCTCACCAGTGGCAGGGGCGGGGGGGTACGCGGACGGCTCGCCGGCCATGTTCTTCCTCGGTGCAGGGATGGAGGGGCCCACGCGCGTTCCGGACGGCGTGCGTGACCTCCTGCGCGCGATGATGGAACCTGCGCCAGAGGGACGGCCGAGCGCAACCGAAGTCCTGGGGACGTGGGATGAGCtcggtgttggtgttggcgaggacgaggagggtgaggatggTGAGAAATGA
- the KIC1 gene encoding uncharacterized protein (Protein tyrosine kinase) translates to MVAPLSVLAPTEPAYLAALARQPKDARPDETYEKLEMVGKGAYGAVYQGRHKESGHVVALKIINLDTEDDDVSDIQKEVSLLQQLMDSFAAGSGGAGAMPNVIKYYGSMMEGPKVWIIMEYAEGGSIRTLSRAQPLKELHIALIMREVLVALTFLHKNVIIHRDIKAANILMTTQPPRILLCDFGVAALLASNTSKRSTFVGTPYWMAPEVVTQGRLYDVKADIWSLGITLLEMAHGEPPMHGQPATHAVKILGDKKLRAPRLEGGTWSKEMRDFVVACLNEEPADRLSAEDLSKTKWIRQQAKTPLTTLNELMVRFQAWKEGGGQRMSLAPGVGAQIDDDAASVDGDDWSFTVRSRMSMFEVPDEPSKMPPPESLRRLFQDDGTTDPFKSFAPVTLEPASSLSEEPEELEGSDAGGTVRQSRKPRHLFIVTNPSNPTAEGESAQSTPLARPKPSVDTFASAPTMRTGPTPEPSSAAARRRPSGSDAALRGFQFPLMAGAKAPPPQFPKAQAQFPKPTADELSPLDQPAPPFARPAMMRQASATVMEGRAAKETHAQAQAQLVAEVPASPTKIPGLGVPGKGAAMMRSRSGSRVDDSQVGLRDLLKLSPAVPESADLLPPSPSTMALKPFVALPSPLGLGEQAPGTFLAGAAFNPSNGFPSTNFGSGLGGLGMGMTSVSTPALVASPLNHSSTSLPSLLPSPGLAQFNGPRPLDLPRLDDVGAATAQLETTVEELRRWLDMVASGLDHLLRVGEDGDEEGVVA, encoded by the exons ATGGTCGCCCCGTTATCCGTGCTGGCGCCGACGGAGCCGGCAtacctcgccgcgctggcgcggcAACCAAAGGACGCACGTCCGGACGAGACCTATGAG AAACTCGAGATGGTGGGCAAAGGCGCTTACGGCGCCGTATACCAGGGTCGGCACAAGGAGAGCGGTCACGTTGTCGCGCTCAAGatcatcaacctcgacacggaggacgacgacgtcagcGACATCCAGAAAGAAGTGTCGCTGCTTCAGCAGCTCATGGACAGCTTTGCGGCGGGCTCGGGTGGGGCGGGCGCGATGCCGAACGTCATCAAGTATTACGGGAGCATGATGGAGGGGCCCAAGGTGTGGATCATCATGGAATACGCTGAGGGAGGAAGTATCAGAACATTG TCGAGAGCCCAGccgctcaaggagctgcATATCGCGCTGATCATGCGCGAGGTGCTTGTCGCGCTCACGTTCTTACATAAGAACGTCATCATCCACCGAGACATCAAGG cggcTAACATCCTCATGACGACGCAGCCCCCTCGTATCTTGCTGTGCGACTTtggcgtcgccgcgctcctaGCTTCAAACACTTCCAAGCGCTCGACGTTCGTCGGCACGCCGTACTGGATGGCGCCTGAGGTTGTCACACAAGGGCGTCTCTACGACGTCAAGGCAGACATCTGGTCGCTGGGCATTACCCTGCTCGAGATGGCACATGGAGAGCCACCGATGCATGGTCAGCCTGCCACACATGCCGTCAAGATCCTAGGCGACAAGAAGCTGCGCGCACCCCGTCTTGAAGGCGGGACGTGGAGCAAGGAGATGCGCGACTTTGTCGTGGCGTGCCTCAACGAGGAGCCAGCAGACCGACTCAGCGCCGAGGATCTGAGCAAGACCAAGTGGATCCGGCAGCAGGCCAAGACGCCCCTAACAACCTTGAACGAGCTCATGGTCCGCTTCCAGGCGTggaaggagggcggggGGCAACGTATGTCCCTTGCGCCTGGAGTCGGGGCGcagatcgacgacgacgcggccagcgtcgacggcgatgaCTGGAGCTTCACAGTCCGCTCGAGAATGAGCATGTTTGAGGTGCCGGACGAGCCAAGCAAGATGCCTCCGCCCGAGAGCCTGCGCCGGCTCTTCCAGGACGATGGAACGACTGATCCCTTCAAGAGCTTTGCGCCGGTGACGCTGGAGCCCGCGTCGTCATTGTCAGAGGAACCGGAAGAACTGGAAGGCTCGGACGCCGGCGGGACAGTGCGGCAAAGCCGCAAGCCGCGACACCTGTTTATCGTCACGAACCCGTCCAACCCCACGGCGGAGGGAGAAAGCGCGCAGTCGACTCCACTCGCGCGGCCGAAGCCGAGTGTGGACACGTTCGCGTCTGCGCCCACAATGCGGACGGGGCCGACACCAGAGCCGTCCTCAGCTGCAGCTCGCCGGCGACCCTCAGGCTCTGACGCCGCATTGAGAGGCTTCCAGTTCCCACTCATGGCGGGTGCCAAggcccctcctccacagTTCCCCAAAGCGCAGGCACAGTTCCCCAAACCTaccgccgacgagctgagTCCCCTCGACcagcctgcgccgccgttCGCGCGCCCGGCGATGATGCGCCAGGCCTCCGCGACAGTTATGGAGGGccgcgcggccaaggagacgcACGCACAGGCCCAGGCGCAGCTAGTGGCAGAGGTGCCCGCGTCGCCAACCAAGATCCCGGGCCTGGGGGTACCCGGCAAAGGGGCAGCGATgatgcgctcgcgctccggctcgcgcgtcgacgacagccAGGTCGGCCTACGCGACCTGCTCAAGCTCTCCCCCGCGGTGCCAGAGAGCGCGGACCTACTCCCTCCCTCACCCAGCACGATGGCGCTCAAGCCGTTCGTCGCTTTGCCGAGTCCACTAGGGCTAGGCGAACAAGCACCGGGGACTTTCCTGGCTGGTGCTGCCTTCAACCCGAGCAACGGGTTTCCAAGTACGAACTTTGGGTCAGGTTTGGGGGGACTGGGAATGGGCATGACGAGCGTCAGCACGCCGGCACTCGTCGCGTCCCCCCTCAACCACTCGTCCACTTCCTTGCCGTCTTTGCTCCCCAGTCCTGGGCTGGCGCAGTTCAACGGACCACGcccgctcgacctcccACGCCTGGACGACGTGGGCGCCGCAAcggcccagctcgagaCGACCGTTGAAGAGCTGCGCCGGTGGCTTGACATGGTGGCTAGCGGGCTGGACCACCTCCTCCGTGTTGGTGAGGacggggacgaggagggtgtgGTTGCGTAG